One Diospyros lotus cultivar Yz01 chromosome 1, ASM1463336v1, whole genome shotgun sequence genomic window carries:
- the LOC127809982 gene encoding 60S ribosomal protein L24-like gives MVLKTELCRFSGAKIYPGKGIRFVRSDSQVFLFANSKCKRYFHNRLKPSKLTWTAMYRKQHKKDIAQEAVKKRRRTAKKPYSRSIVGATLEVIQKRRTEKPEVRDAAREAALREIKERIKKTKDERKAKKTEVLGKTQKAQGRGNIPKGSAPKGPKLGGGGGKR, from the exons GACTGAACTTTGCCGCTTCAGTGGGGCCAAGATATACCCTGGAAAGGGAATCAGATTTGTTCGGTCCGACTCTCAG GTCTTCCTCTTTGCTAATTCCAAATGCAAGAGGTACTTCCACAACCGGCTCAAGCCCTCAAAACTCACCTGGACAGCAATGTACAGGAAGCAGCATAAAAAG GACATTGCTCAAGAAGCTGTTAAGAAAAGGCGTCGTACTGCTAAGAAACCTTATTCGAGGTCTATTGTCGGGGCAACTTTGGAGGTTATTCAAAAGAGAAGAACTGAGAAACCTGAAGTTCGTGATGCTGCTAGGGAGGCAGCTCTACG CGAAATTAAGGAAAGGATTAAGAAAACCAAGGATGAAAGGAAGGCGAAGAAAACAGAGGTGTTGGGCAAGACGCAGAAGGCACAAGGCAGAGGTAACATTCCAAAGGGTTCTGCGCCAAAGGGCCCCAAACTGGGAGGTGGGGGCGGAAAGCGGTGA
- the LOC127795322 gene encoding RHOMBOID-like protein 3 isoform X2, translating into MAREDLESRAAKNRGETSYSSAYVIEETDAYWTSWLIPVFVVANVAVFLVSMYINNCPKHNYRFHDKCVARFLGRFSFQPLGENPLLGPSSSTLEKLGALEWNRVVHEHQQWRLITFRVGIIYLLSGFGGSVLSSLFIRNSISVGASGALFGLLGAMFSELITNWTIYTNKAAALLTLLVIVIINLAIGILPHVDNFAHIGGFLTGCLAGFILLPRPQFGWIERRNLPADVRLKSKYKAYQYVLWLISLILLIAGFTVGLVMLLRGVNANEHCHWCHYLSCVPTDRWRCD; encoded by the exons ATGGCCCGGGAAGATTTGGAGAGCAGGGCAGCGAAGAACAGAGGCGAAACTAGCTACTCCTCTGCGTATGTAATTGAGGAAACCGACGCCTACTGGACGTCGTGGTTGATTCCTGTGTTTGTTGTGGCCAACGTTGCTGTGTTTCTAGTCTCTATGTACATCAACAATTGCCCCAAGCACAACTATCGCTTCCACGACAAGTGCGTCGCAAGGTTTCTTGGCCGCTTCTCGTTCCAGCCTCTCGGCGAAAATCCTCTCCTCGGTCCTTCTTCTTCCAC gTTGGAGAAGTTAGGAGCTCTTGAGTGGAACAGAGTAGTGCACGAGCACCAACAATGGAGGCTTATTACTT TTCGTGTTGGAATCATCTATCTGTTATCAGGTTTTGGTGGCAGTGTACTTTCTTCTCTATTCATTAGAAACAGCATTTCTGTTGGTGCTTCTGGTGCTCTTTTTGGGCTTCTTGGAGCAATGTTCTCAGAGCTCATTACCAACTGGACTATCTATACCAACAAG GCTGCAGCGCTCTTAACGCTCCTGGTCATTGTGATTATTAATCTAGCTATTGGAATTCTGCCACATGTTGATAATTTTGCCCATATTGGTGGATTTTTGACGGGGTGCCTGGCCGGCTTTATTTTGTTGCCCCGCCCTCAATTTGGATGGATAGAGCGTCGGAATCTCCCCGCTGATGTTCGCCTCAAATCCAAATACAAGGCGTACCAGTACGTGCTGTGGCTGATTTCTCTGATTCTTCTCATTGCTGG ATTCACAGTAGGACTGGTGATGCTGTTGAGAGGAGTTAACGCGAATGAACATTGCCACTGGTGTCACTACCTGAGCTGCGTCCCAACCGACAGATGGAGGTGCGATTGA
- the LOC127795322 gene encoding RHOMBOID-like protein 3 isoform X1 produces MAREDLESRAAKNRGETSYSSAYVIEETDAYWTSWLIPVFVVANVAVFLVSMYINNCPKHNYRFHDKCVARFLGRFSFQPLGENPLLGPSSSTLEKLGALEWNRVVHEHQQWRLITCMWLHAGIIHLLSNMLSLVFIGIRLEQQFGFVRVGIIYLLSGFGGSVLSSLFIRNSISVGASGALFGLLGAMFSELITNWTIYTNKAAALLTLLVIVIINLAIGILPHVDNFAHIGGFLTGCLAGFILLPRPQFGWIERRNLPADVRLKSKYKAYQYVLWLISLILLIAGFTVGLVMLLRGVNANEHCHWCHYLSCVPTDRWRCD; encoded by the exons ATGGCCCGGGAAGATTTGGAGAGCAGGGCAGCGAAGAACAGAGGCGAAACTAGCTACTCCTCTGCGTATGTAATTGAGGAAACCGACGCCTACTGGACGTCGTGGTTGATTCCTGTGTTTGTTGTGGCCAACGTTGCTGTGTTTCTAGTCTCTATGTACATCAACAATTGCCCCAAGCACAACTATCGCTTCCACGACAAGTGCGTCGCAAGGTTTCTTGGCCGCTTCTCGTTCCAGCCTCTCGGCGAAAATCCTCTCCTCGGTCCTTCTTCTTCCAC gTTGGAGAAGTTAGGAGCTCTTGAGTGGAACAGAGTAGTGCACGAGCACCAACAATGGAGGCTTATTACTTGTATGTGGTTACATGCTGGTATTATTCATCTGCTTTCAAACATGTTGAGCCTGGTCTTTATTGGCATTCGCCTCGAACAACAATTTGGGTTTG TTCGTGTTGGAATCATCTATCTGTTATCAGGTTTTGGTGGCAGTGTACTTTCTTCTCTATTCATTAGAAACAGCATTTCTGTTGGTGCTTCTGGTGCTCTTTTTGGGCTTCTTGGAGCAATGTTCTCAGAGCTCATTACCAACTGGACTATCTATACCAACAAG GCTGCAGCGCTCTTAACGCTCCTGGTCATTGTGATTATTAATCTAGCTATTGGAATTCTGCCACATGTTGATAATTTTGCCCATATTGGTGGATTTTTGACGGGGTGCCTGGCCGGCTTTATTTTGTTGCCCCGCCCTCAATTTGGATGGATAGAGCGTCGGAATCTCCCCGCTGATGTTCGCCTCAAATCCAAATACAAGGCGTACCAGTACGTGCTGTGGCTGATTTCTCTGATTCTTCTCATTGCTGG ATTCACAGTAGGACTGGTGATGCTGTTGAGAGGAGTTAACGCGAATGAACATTGCCACTGGTGTCACTACCTGAGCTGCGTCCCAACCGACAGATGGAGGTGCGATTGA